From the Babylonia areolata isolate BAREFJ2019XMU chromosome 15, ASM4173473v1, whole genome shotgun sequence genome, one window contains:
- the LOC143290425 gene encoding endoplasmic reticulum membrane sensor NFE2L1-like isoform X1 — MIKQYLGDGFIQIAILLSLLRTDLNNLAVPNNEILNYPEVQDILQGQTLAYLPTSFHNQYNTLHSIHGLQNPKHIDDVYFSSLFNNWRFRRVSTNIEAFLVSCDGTCNLPIPPHPPPEQNDAADLQPEDAENNNAPVASASAEAAHADYLVDANQNSVVFDSDFFNHPFPGLGLSKEDLDLIEVLWRQDVDLGVGKEVFDPNLRKELEQERELELRKEQEKRKEVERREQERQQQAQQWLSQNFIRDGETGELMPIGGNSSYSPPAPPNAYSEQNFPATLEEALNFVGELQVNHSYGQQPPQQQQPAAATATSSSQLLYPEDLQYLAENLTDEAQGHSYPNQTEQERLEQSWKEVVEQIFTNTTTTTNNNSTTTATTAPNTNTTSPNTLATASSMLPGEDQSLLPPAPNATTFLAEPPFFHQPPPQPHPSQLNASMDFLLAEQQQNSSTTNSSMSSAASMTETRRLLERQNSTDVSHLEGLLQNASLPLLALDSNLSVLDIQPVANETDMMSAVPPPTQGMFSQLELDGADLLFQNSTDLVSFAGALNSTDLLSSTGLLNEILPGDDFDLPIDDGLDTIQSMVDEAASDSAISMASGSPQQEVNETMQMSPYDGLEGATGGSDYDTSSYGHHRSQMHSSGSTEEENYQYSCSSYGSPASVSTNCSTGSNDTEHSSGHSSASLHHIYHNHTYPTQPGQVPREVKKYAKKDGPRQKGPHSRDMKRAADLNLPFTFEQIVGSPVEEFNDLLTKTKLTEPQIALMRDIRRRGKNKVAAQNCRKRKLDVLVNLEDEMTDMEKMRDKLVEERRRIDQETRRAKEKYAALYEHIFSSLRDEDGRPFSRDQYSLQQSSNGNVFLVQQSTGSATSPLSSSSASSLSSSSSSSSSLSHHTPNQPPSGSRRGKDCDPQQQHKGSSAPPPQKKKNRE, encoded by the exons ATGATCAAACAATATCTTGGCGACGGCTTTATACAAATTGCGATTCTCCTCAGTTTATTGAGAACAGATCTGAATAATTTGGCTGTTCCAAACAATGAAATTCTCAACTACCCGGAAGTTCAAGACATTTTACAAGGACAGACGTTAGCCTATTTACCAACGAGCTTCCACaaccagtacaatacattacatagTATACATGGATTACAAAATCCAAAACATATTGACGATGTTTACTTTTCGTCTTTGTTCAATAACTGGAGATTTCGAAGGGTGTCTACCAACATCGAAGCATTTTTGGTGAGCTGTGACGGAACATGTAATCTTCCGATTCCACCACATCCACCGCCAGAGCAGAATGATGCTGCTGATCTACAGCCAGAAGATGCTGAGAATAACAATGCTCCTGTCGCATCAGCTTCAGCAGAAGCAGCTCACGCAGATTATTTGGTGGATGCAAACCAGAATTCTGTGGTTTTTGACAGTGACTTCTTTAACCATCCCTTTCCAGGCCTGGGTCTCAGTAAAGAG GACCTGGACCTCATTGAAGTACTATGGCGACAAGATGTGGATCTGGGTGTTGGTAAAGAAGTCTTTGACCCCAACCTCAGGAAGGAACTTGAGCAGGAACGAGAGCTTGAACTACGCAAGGAGCAAGAAAAG CGCAAGGAGGTGGAAAGACGTGAGCAGGAGAGACAACAACAGGCACAGCAATGGCTGTCTCAAAACTTTATTCGTGACGGAGAGACAG GTGAATTGATGCCCATTGGGGGGAACAGCAGCTACTCTCCACCAGCACCCCCTAATGCATATTCTGAACAG AACTTTCCGGCAACCTTGGAGGAGGCTCTGAACTTTGTGGGTGAACTGCAGGTCAATCACTCATATGGGCAGCAGCCTCCCCAGCAACAGCAGCCAGCAGCTGCCACAGCTACTTCCAGCAGCCAGCTGCTCTATCCTGAGGACTTGCAGTATCTGGCAGAGAACCTGACTGACGAAGCTCAGGGTCACAGCTACCCCAACCAGACTGAGCAG GAGCGCCTAGAGCAGAGctggaaggaggtggtggagcagatattcaccaacaccaccaccaccaccaacaacaactccaccaccaccgccaccacggctcccaacaccaacaccacttctCCCAACACCCTCGCCACCGCCTCCTCCATGCTTCCAGGGGAGGAtcagtccctcctcccccccgcccccaacgccACCACCTTCCTCGCTGAGCCCCCCTTCTtccaccagccccctccccagccgCACCCCTCCCAGCTGAACGCCAGCATGGATTTCCTGCTGGCCGAGCAGCAGCagaacagcagcaccaccaactCCAGCATGTCTTCGGCAGCGTCCATGACAGAGACGCGGCGGCTGTTGGAGCGGCAGAACTCGACAGACGTGAGCCACTTGGAGGGCTTGCTGCAGAACGCCTccctgcccctgctggccttggaCAGCAACCTGTCGGTGCTGGACATCCAGCCTGTGGCTAATGAGACAG acatgaTGAGCGCTGTGCCCCCGCCCACCCAGGGGATGTTTTCCCAGTTGGAACTGGACGGGGCGGACCTGCTGTTCCAGAACTCCACCGACCTGGTGTCCTTCGCTGGGGCCCTCAACTCCACTGACCTGCTCAGCTCCACAGGCCTGCTGAATGAAATTCTGCCAGGGGACGACTTTGATCTACCCATTGATGATG gtctgGACACCATACAGTCAATGGTGGATGAGGCAGCCAGTGACTCAGCTATTTCCATGGCCAGTGGGTCTCCCCAGCAG GAAGTGAATGAGACGATGCAGATGTCTCCCTATGATGGGCTGGAGGGTGCCACTGGCGGCAGTGACTACGACACCAGCTCCTATGGCCATCACCGTAGTCAAATGCACAGCAGCGGCAGTACCGAG GAGGAGAACTACCAGTACAGCTGCAGTTCCTATGGCTCCCCGGCCTCGGTCAGCACCAACTGCTCCACAGGCTCCAATGACACGGAGCACTCCTCAGGACACTCCTCGGCCTCCTTGCACCACATTTACCAcaaccacacctaccccacccagcCCGGACAGGTGCCcagagag gtgaAGAAGTACGCCAAGAAGGATGGCCCCCGTCAGAAGGGCCCCCACTCCCGTGACATGAAGCGGGCAGCAGACCTGAACCTGCCCTTCACCTTCGAGCAAATTGTGGGCAGCCCTGTGGAGGAGTTCAACGACCTCCTCACCAAGACCAAGCTAACAGAACCCCAG ATAGCGTTGATGCGAGACATTCGGCGGCGGGGCAAGAACAAGGTGGCAGCCCAGAACTGCAGGAAGAGGAAGCTGGACGTGCTGGTCAACCTGGAGGATGAGATGACGGATATGGAGAAGATGAGGGACAAGCTGGTGGAGGAGAGGCGCCGCATCGACCAGGAGACCCGCCGGGCCAAGGAGAAGTACGCCGCCCTCTACGAGCACATCTTCAGCTCCCTGCGTGACGAGGACGGCCGCCCCTTCAGCCGTGACCAGTACTCCCTGCAGCAGTCGTCCAATGGTAACGTCTTCCTGGTGCAGCAGTCAACTGGGAGCGccacctctcctctttcttcatcatcggcatcgtcactgtcatcttcttcatcatcgtcctcGTCACTCTCCCACCACACCCCGAACCAGCCCCCCTCCGGCAGCAGACGTGGCAAAGACTGTGATCCTCAGCAGCAGCACAAGGGGTCATCCGCCCCTcctccacagaagaagaagaacagggagTGA
- the LOC143290425 gene encoding endoplasmic reticulum membrane sensor NFE2L1-like isoform X2, whose amino-acid sequence MIKQYLGDGFIQIAILLSLLRTDLNNLAVPNNEILNYPEVQDILQGQTLAYLPTSFHNQYNTLHSIHGLQNPKHIDDVYFSSLFNNWRFRRVSTNIEAFLVSCDGTCNLPIPPHPPPEQNDAADLQPEDAENNNAPVASASAEAAHADYLVDANQNSVVFDSDFFNHPFPGLGLSKEDLDLIEVLWRQDVDLGVGKEVFDPNLRKELEQERELELRKEQEKRKEVERREQERQQQAQQWLSQNFIRDGETGELMPIGGNSSYSPPAPPNAYSEQVNHSYGQQPPQQQQPAAATATSSSQLLYPEDLQYLAENLTDEAQGHSYPNQTEQERLEQSWKEVVEQIFTNTTTTTNNNSTTTATTAPNTNTTSPNTLATASSMLPGEDQSLLPPAPNATTFLAEPPFFHQPPPQPHPSQLNASMDFLLAEQQQNSSTTNSSMSSAASMTETRRLLERQNSTDVSHLEGLLQNASLPLLALDSNLSVLDIQPVANETDMMSAVPPPTQGMFSQLELDGADLLFQNSTDLVSFAGALNSTDLLSSTGLLNEILPGDDFDLPIDDGLDTIQSMVDEAASDSAISMASGSPQQEVNETMQMSPYDGLEGATGGSDYDTSSYGHHRSQMHSSGSTEEENYQYSCSSYGSPASVSTNCSTGSNDTEHSSGHSSASLHHIYHNHTYPTQPGQVPREVKKYAKKDGPRQKGPHSRDMKRAADLNLPFTFEQIVGSPVEEFNDLLTKTKLTEPQIALMRDIRRRGKNKVAAQNCRKRKLDVLVNLEDEMTDMEKMRDKLVEERRRIDQETRRAKEKYAALYEHIFSSLRDEDGRPFSRDQYSLQQSSNGNVFLVQQSTGSATSPLSSSSASSLSSSSSSSSSLSHHTPNQPPSGSRRGKDCDPQQQHKGSSAPPPQKKKNRE is encoded by the exons ATGATCAAACAATATCTTGGCGACGGCTTTATACAAATTGCGATTCTCCTCAGTTTATTGAGAACAGATCTGAATAATTTGGCTGTTCCAAACAATGAAATTCTCAACTACCCGGAAGTTCAAGACATTTTACAAGGACAGACGTTAGCCTATTTACCAACGAGCTTCCACaaccagtacaatacattacatagTATACATGGATTACAAAATCCAAAACATATTGACGATGTTTACTTTTCGTCTTTGTTCAATAACTGGAGATTTCGAAGGGTGTCTACCAACATCGAAGCATTTTTGGTGAGCTGTGACGGAACATGTAATCTTCCGATTCCACCACATCCACCGCCAGAGCAGAATGATGCTGCTGATCTACAGCCAGAAGATGCTGAGAATAACAATGCTCCTGTCGCATCAGCTTCAGCAGAAGCAGCTCACGCAGATTATTTGGTGGATGCAAACCAGAATTCTGTGGTTTTTGACAGTGACTTCTTTAACCATCCCTTTCCAGGCCTGGGTCTCAGTAAAGAG GACCTGGACCTCATTGAAGTACTATGGCGACAAGATGTGGATCTGGGTGTTGGTAAAGAAGTCTTTGACCCCAACCTCAGGAAGGAACTTGAGCAGGAACGAGAGCTTGAACTACGCAAGGAGCAAGAAAAG CGCAAGGAGGTGGAAAGACGTGAGCAGGAGAGACAACAACAGGCACAGCAATGGCTGTCTCAAAACTTTATTCGTGACGGAGAGACAG GTGAATTGATGCCCATTGGGGGGAACAGCAGCTACTCTCCACCAGCACCCCCTAATGCATATTCTGAACAG GTCAATCACTCATATGGGCAGCAGCCTCCCCAGCAACAGCAGCCAGCAGCTGCCACAGCTACTTCCAGCAGCCAGCTGCTCTATCCTGAGGACTTGCAGTATCTGGCAGAGAACCTGACTGACGAAGCTCAGGGTCACAGCTACCCCAACCAGACTGAGCAG GAGCGCCTAGAGCAGAGctggaaggaggtggtggagcagatattcaccaacaccaccaccaccaccaacaacaactccaccaccaccgccaccacggctcccaacaccaacaccacttctCCCAACACCCTCGCCACCGCCTCCTCCATGCTTCCAGGGGAGGAtcagtccctcctcccccccgcccccaacgccACCACCTTCCTCGCTGAGCCCCCCTTCTtccaccagccccctccccagccgCACCCCTCCCAGCTGAACGCCAGCATGGATTTCCTGCTGGCCGAGCAGCAGCagaacagcagcaccaccaactCCAGCATGTCTTCGGCAGCGTCCATGACAGAGACGCGGCGGCTGTTGGAGCGGCAGAACTCGACAGACGTGAGCCACTTGGAGGGCTTGCTGCAGAACGCCTccctgcccctgctggccttggaCAGCAACCTGTCGGTGCTGGACATCCAGCCTGTGGCTAATGAGACAG acatgaTGAGCGCTGTGCCCCCGCCCACCCAGGGGATGTTTTCCCAGTTGGAACTGGACGGGGCGGACCTGCTGTTCCAGAACTCCACCGACCTGGTGTCCTTCGCTGGGGCCCTCAACTCCACTGACCTGCTCAGCTCCACAGGCCTGCTGAATGAAATTCTGCCAGGGGACGACTTTGATCTACCCATTGATGATG gtctgGACACCATACAGTCAATGGTGGATGAGGCAGCCAGTGACTCAGCTATTTCCATGGCCAGTGGGTCTCCCCAGCAG GAAGTGAATGAGACGATGCAGATGTCTCCCTATGATGGGCTGGAGGGTGCCACTGGCGGCAGTGACTACGACACCAGCTCCTATGGCCATCACCGTAGTCAAATGCACAGCAGCGGCAGTACCGAG GAGGAGAACTACCAGTACAGCTGCAGTTCCTATGGCTCCCCGGCCTCGGTCAGCACCAACTGCTCCACAGGCTCCAATGACACGGAGCACTCCTCAGGACACTCCTCGGCCTCCTTGCACCACATTTACCAcaaccacacctaccccacccagcCCGGACAGGTGCCcagagag gtgaAGAAGTACGCCAAGAAGGATGGCCCCCGTCAGAAGGGCCCCCACTCCCGTGACATGAAGCGGGCAGCAGACCTGAACCTGCCCTTCACCTTCGAGCAAATTGTGGGCAGCCCTGTGGAGGAGTTCAACGACCTCCTCACCAAGACCAAGCTAACAGAACCCCAG ATAGCGTTGATGCGAGACATTCGGCGGCGGGGCAAGAACAAGGTGGCAGCCCAGAACTGCAGGAAGAGGAAGCTGGACGTGCTGGTCAACCTGGAGGATGAGATGACGGATATGGAGAAGATGAGGGACAAGCTGGTGGAGGAGAGGCGCCGCATCGACCAGGAGACCCGCCGGGCCAAGGAGAAGTACGCCGCCCTCTACGAGCACATCTTCAGCTCCCTGCGTGACGAGGACGGCCGCCCCTTCAGCCGTGACCAGTACTCCCTGCAGCAGTCGTCCAATGGTAACGTCTTCCTGGTGCAGCAGTCAACTGGGAGCGccacctctcctctttcttcatcatcggcatcgtcactgtcatcttcttcatcatcgtcctcGTCACTCTCCCACCACACCCCGAACCAGCCCCCCTCCGGCAGCAGACGTGGCAAAGACTGTGATCCTCAGCAGCAGCACAAGGGGTCATCCGCCCCTcctccacagaagaagaagaacagggagTGA
- the LOC143290425 gene encoding endoplasmic reticulum membrane sensor NFE2L1-like isoform X4: protein MMQMEQFLQPGSGSEFSPDLDLIEVLWRQDVDLGVGKEVFDPNLRKELEQERELELRKEQEKRKEVERREQERQQQAQQWLSQNFIRDGETGELMPIGGNSSYSPPAPPNAYSEQNFPATLEEALNFVGELQVNHSYGQQPPQQQQPAAATATSSSQLLYPEDLQYLAENLTDEAQGHSYPNQTEQERLEQSWKEVVEQIFTNTTTTTNNNSTTTATTAPNTNTTSPNTLATASSMLPGEDQSLLPPAPNATTFLAEPPFFHQPPPQPHPSQLNASMDFLLAEQQQNSSTTNSSMSSAASMTETRRLLERQNSTDVSHLEGLLQNASLPLLALDSNLSVLDIQPVANETDMMSAVPPPTQGMFSQLELDGADLLFQNSTDLVSFAGALNSTDLLSSTGLLNEILPGDDFDLPIDDGLDTIQSMVDEAASDSAISMASGSPQQEVNETMQMSPYDGLEGATGGSDYDTSSYGHHRSQMHSSGSTEEENYQYSCSSYGSPASVSTNCSTGSNDTEHSSGHSSASLHHIYHNHTYPTQPGQVPREVKKYAKKDGPRQKGPHSRDMKRAADLNLPFTFEQIVGSPVEEFNDLLTKTKLTEPQIALMRDIRRRGKNKVAAQNCRKRKLDVLVNLEDEMTDMEKMRDKLVEERRRIDQETRRAKEKYAALYEHIFSSLRDEDGRPFSRDQYSLQQSSNGNVFLVQQSTGSATSPLSSSSASSLSSSSSSSSSLSHHTPNQPPSGSRRGKDCDPQQQHKGSSAPPPQKKKNRE, encoded by the exons ATGATGCAAATGGAGCAGTTCTTACAACCAGGATCTGGTTCGGAATTCTCTCCG GACCTGGACCTCATTGAAGTACTATGGCGACAAGATGTGGATCTGGGTGTTGGTAAAGAAGTCTTTGACCCCAACCTCAGGAAGGAACTTGAGCAGGAACGAGAGCTTGAACTACGCAAGGAGCAAGAAAAG CGCAAGGAGGTGGAAAGACGTGAGCAGGAGAGACAACAACAGGCACAGCAATGGCTGTCTCAAAACTTTATTCGTGACGGAGAGACAG GTGAATTGATGCCCATTGGGGGGAACAGCAGCTACTCTCCACCAGCACCCCCTAATGCATATTCTGAACAG AACTTTCCGGCAACCTTGGAGGAGGCTCTGAACTTTGTGGGTGAACTGCAGGTCAATCACTCATATGGGCAGCAGCCTCCCCAGCAACAGCAGCCAGCAGCTGCCACAGCTACTTCCAGCAGCCAGCTGCTCTATCCTGAGGACTTGCAGTATCTGGCAGAGAACCTGACTGACGAAGCTCAGGGTCACAGCTACCCCAACCAGACTGAGCAG GAGCGCCTAGAGCAGAGctggaaggaggtggtggagcagatattcaccaacaccaccaccaccaccaacaacaactccaccaccaccgccaccacggctcccaacaccaacaccacttctCCCAACACCCTCGCCACCGCCTCCTCCATGCTTCCAGGGGAGGAtcagtccctcctcccccccgcccccaacgccACCACCTTCCTCGCTGAGCCCCCCTTCTtccaccagccccctccccagccgCACCCCTCCCAGCTGAACGCCAGCATGGATTTCCTGCTGGCCGAGCAGCAGCagaacagcagcaccaccaactCCAGCATGTCTTCGGCAGCGTCCATGACAGAGACGCGGCGGCTGTTGGAGCGGCAGAACTCGACAGACGTGAGCCACTTGGAGGGCTTGCTGCAGAACGCCTccctgcccctgctggccttggaCAGCAACCTGTCGGTGCTGGACATCCAGCCTGTGGCTAATGAGACAG acatgaTGAGCGCTGTGCCCCCGCCCACCCAGGGGATGTTTTCCCAGTTGGAACTGGACGGGGCGGACCTGCTGTTCCAGAACTCCACCGACCTGGTGTCCTTCGCTGGGGCCCTCAACTCCACTGACCTGCTCAGCTCCACAGGCCTGCTGAATGAAATTCTGCCAGGGGACGACTTTGATCTACCCATTGATGATG gtctgGACACCATACAGTCAATGGTGGATGAGGCAGCCAGTGACTCAGCTATTTCCATGGCCAGTGGGTCTCCCCAGCAG GAAGTGAATGAGACGATGCAGATGTCTCCCTATGATGGGCTGGAGGGTGCCACTGGCGGCAGTGACTACGACACCAGCTCCTATGGCCATCACCGTAGTCAAATGCACAGCAGCGGCAGTACCGAG GAGGAGAACTACCAGTACAGCTGCAGTTCCTATGGCTCCCCGGCCTCGGTCAGCACCAACTGCTCCACAGGCTCCAATGACACGGAGCACTCCTCAGGACACTCCTCGGCCTCCTTGCACCACATTTACCAcaaccacacctaccccacccagcCCGGACAGGTGCCcagagag gtgaAGAAGTACGCCAAGAAGGATGGCCCCCGTCAGAAGGGCCCCCACTCCCGTGACATGAAGCGGGCAGCAGACCTGAACCTGCCCTTCACCTTCGAGCAAATTGTGGGCAGCCCTGTGGAGGAGTTCAACGACCTCCTCACCAAGACCAAGCTAACAGAACCCCAG ATAGCGTTGATGCGAGACATTCGGCGGCGGGGCAAGAACAAGGTGGCAGCCCAGAACTGCAGGAAGAGGAAGCTGGACGTGCTGGTCAACCTGGAGGATGAGATGACGGATATGGAGAAGATGAGGGACAAGCTGGTGGAGGAGAGGCGCCGCATCGACCAGGAGACCCGCCGGGCCAAGGAGAAGTACGCCGCCCTCTACGAGCACATCTTCAGCTCCCTGCGTGACGAGGACGGCCGCCCCTTCAGCCGTGACCAGTACTCCCTGCAGCAGTCGTCCAATGGTAACGTCTTCCTGGTGCAGCAGTCAACTGGGAGCGccacctctcctctttcttcatcatcggcatcgtcactgtcatcttcttcatcatcgtcctcGTCACTCTCCCACCACACCCCGAACCAGCCCCCCTCCGGCAGCAGACGTGGCAAAGACTGTGATCCTCAGCAGCAGCACAAGGGGTCATCCGCCCCTcctccacagaagaagaagaacagggagTGA
- the LOC143290425 gene encoding uncharacterized protein LOC143290425 isoform X3, with protein sequence MWKPATATVTATVTGSDSEEGEMDLDLIEVLWRQDVDLGVGKEVFDPNLRKELEQERELELRKEQEKRKEVERREQERQQQAQQWLSQNFIRDGETGELMPIGGNSSYSPPAPPNAYSEQNFPATLEEALNFVGELQVNHSYGQQPPQQQQPAAATATSSSQLLYPEDLQYLAENLTDEAQGHSYPNQTEQERLEQSWKEVVEQIFTNTTTTTNNNSTTTATTAPNTNTTSPNTLATASSMLPGEDQSLLPPAPNATTFLAEPPFFHQPPPQPHPSQLNASMDFLLAEQQQNSSTTNSSMSSAASMTETRRLLERQNSTDVSHLEGLLQNASLPLLALDSNLSVLDIQPVANETDMMSAVPPPTQGMFSQLELDGADLLFQNSTDLVSFAGALNSTDLLSSTGLLNEILPGDDFDLPIDDGLDTIQSMVDEAASDSAISMASGSPQQEVNETMQMSPYDGLEGATGGSDYDTSSYGHHRSQMHSSGSTEEENYQYSCSSYGSPASVSTNCSTGSNDTEHSSGHSSASLHHIYHNHTYPTQPGQVPREVKKYAKKDGPRQKGPHSRDMKRAADLNLPFTFEQIVGSPVEEFNDLLTKTKLTEPQIALMRDIRRRGKNKVAAQNCRKRKLDVLVNLEDEMTDMEKMRDKLVEERRRIDQETRRAKEKYAALYEHIFSSLRDEDGRPFSRDQYSLQQSSNGNVFLVQQSTGSATSPLSSSSASSLSSSSSSSSSLSHHTPNQPPSGSRRGKDCDPQQQHKGSSAPPPQKKKNRE encoded by the exons GACCTGGACCTCATTGAAGTACTATGGCGACAAGATGTGGATCTGGGTGTTGGTAAAGAAGTCTTTGACCCCAACCTCAGGAAGGAACTTGAGCAGGAACGAGAGCTTGAACTACGCAAGGAGCAAGAAAAG CGCAAGGAGGTGGAAAGACGTGAGCAGGAGAGACAACAACAGGCACAGCAATGGCTGTCTCAAAACTTTATTCGTGACGGAGAGACAG GTGAATTGATGCCCATTGGGGGGAACAGCAGCTACTCTCCACCAGCACCCCCTAATGCATATTCTGAACAG AACTTTCCGGCAACCTTGGAGGAGGCTCTGAACTTTGTGGGTGAACTGCAGGTCAATCACTCATATGGGCAGCAGCCTCCCCAGCAACAGCAGCCAGCAGCTGCCACAGCTACTTCCAGCAGCCAGCTGCTCTATCCTGAGGACTTGCAGTATCTGGCAGAGAACCTGACTGACGAAGCTCAGGGTCACAGCTACCCCAACCAGACTGAGCAG GAGCGCCTAGAGCAGAGctggaaggaggtggtggagcagatattcaccaacaccaccaccaccaccaacaacaactccaccaccaccgccaccacggctcccaacaccaacaccacttctCCCAACACCCTCGCCACCGCCTCCTCCATGCTTCCAGGGGAGGAtcagtccctcctcccccccgcccccaacgccACCACCTTCCTCGCTGAGCCCCCCTTCTtccaccagccccctccccagccgCACCCCTCCCAGCTGAACGCCAGCATGGATTTCCTGCTGGCCGAGCAGCAGCagaacagcagcaccaccaactCCAGCATGTCTTCGGCAGCGTCCATGACAGAGACGCGGCGGCTGTTGGAGCGGCAGAACTCGACAGACGTGAGCCACTTGGAGGGCTTGCTGCAGAACGCCTccctgcccctgctggccttggaCAGCAACCTGTCGGTGCTGGACATCCAGCCTGTGGCTAATGAGACAG acatgaTGAGCGCTGTGCCCCCGCCCACCCAGGGGATGTTTTCCCAGTTGGAACTGGACGGGGCGGACCTGCTGTTCCAGAACTCCACCGACCTGGTGTCCTTCGCTGGGGCCCTCAACTCCACTGACCTGCTCAGCTCCACAGGCCTGCTGAATGAAATTCTGCCAGGGGACGACTTTGATCTACCCATTGATGATG gtctgGACACCATACAGTCAATGGTGGATGAGGCAGCCAGTGACTCAGCTATTTCCATGGCCAGTGGGTCTCCCCAGCAG GAAGTGAATGAGACGATGCAGATGTCTCCCTATGATGGGCTGGAGGGTGCCACTGGCGGCAGTGACTACGACACCAGCTCCTATGGCCATCACCGTAGTCAAATGCACAGCAGCGGCAGTACCGAG GAGGAGAACTACCAGTACAGCTGCAGTTCCTATGGCTCCCCGGCCTCGGTCAGCACCAACTGCTCCACAGGCTCCAATGACACGGAGCACTCCTCAGGACACTCCTCGGCCTCCTTGCACCACATTTACCAcaaccacacctaccccacccagcCCGGACAGGTGCCcagagag gtgaAGAAGTACGCCAAGAAGGATGGCCCCCGTCAGAAGGGCCCCCACTCCCGTGACATGAAGCGGGCAGCAGACCTGAACCTGCCCTTCACCTTCGAGCAAATTGTGGGCAGCCCTGTGGAGGAGTTCAACGACCTCCTCACCAAGACCAAGCTAACAGAACCCCAG ATAGCGTTGATGCGAGACATTCGGCGGCGGGGCAAGAACAAGGTGGCAGCCCAGAACTGCAGGAAGAGGAAGCTGGACGTGCTGGTCAACCTGGAGGATGAGATGACGGATATGGAGAAGATGAGGGACAAGCTGGTGGAGGAGAGGCGCCGCATCGACCAGGAGACCCGCCGGGCCAAGGAGAAGTACGCCGCCCTCTACGAGCACATCTTCAGCTCCCTGCGTGACGAGGACGGCCGCCCCTTCAGCCGTGACCAGTACTCCCTGCAGCAGTCGTCCAATGGTAACGTCTTCCTGGTGCAGCAGTCAACTGGGAGCGccacctctcctctttcttcatcatcggcatcgtcactgtcatcttcttcatcatcgtcctcGTCACTCTCCCACCACACCCCGAACCAGCCCCCCTCCGGCAGCAGACGTGGCAAAGACTGTGATCCTCAGCAGCAGCACAAGGGGTCATCCGCCCCTcctccacagaagaagaagaacagggagTGA